A single region of the Brassica rapa cultivar Chiifu-401-42 chromosome A03, CAAS_Brap_v3.01, whole genome shotgun sequence genome encodes:
- the LOC103855677 gene encoding uncharacterized protein At3g28850: MKGMKERLAKKIKLITIVSTLKQGLAHHRNNVDRTIHHLKEEIFAESGQNRGCVTPTLLELEEDVEEQEQEHDLQEEEREILLEFEENCPPGGEDSIVFYTTGLRGVRKTFEACRRVRFLLENHRVKYKERDVSMDSEFRDQMWRLLGGKVTSPRLFVRGRYIGGADEVVALNENGKLKKLLEGISLVDSPCEFCENERFLICSSCNGSSRLIVEHHDEEETSNDSKMWTRCRECNENGLVKCPLCS; this comes from the coding sequence ATGAAGGGAATGAAGGAGAGATTGGCCAAGAAAATCAAACTCATCACCATTGTATCAACCTTGAAGCAAGGCCTAGCTCATCATAGGAACAACGTTGACCGGACAATCCATCATCTAAAAGAGGAAATATTCGCTGAGTCTGGTCAAAACAGAGGTTGTGTTACTCCAACGCTACTAGAGCTTGAAGAAGATGtggaagagcaagaacaagaacatgatcttcaagaagaagaaagagagattcTCTTGGAGTTTGAAGAGAACTGCCCACCTGGAGGAGAAGATTCGATCGTATTCTACACCACGGGACTACGAGGAGTGAGGAAAACATTTGAAGCCTGTAGAAGAGTAAGATTCTTGTTGGAGAATCACAGGGTGAAGTATAAAGAGAGAGATGTATCGATGGACTCAGAGTTTAGAGACCAGATGTGGAGGTTGCTTGGGGGTAAAGTTACATCTCCGAGACTGTTCGTTAGAGGTAGGTACATTGGAGGAGCAGACGAAGTTGTGGCATTGAACGAGAACGGGAAGCTTAAAAAGCTTCTAGAAGGGATCTCATTAGTTGATTCTCCCTGTGAATTTTGCGAGAACGAAAGGTTTTTGATATGTTCTAGTTGTAATGGAAGCTCTAGATTGATTGTAGAGCACCATGACGAAGAAGAGACTAGTAATGATAGTAAGATGTGGACGAGATGCAGAGAATGTAATGAGAATGGGCTTGTGAAATGTCCTCTTTGTAGTTAA